A stretch of DNA from Deltaproteobacteria bacterium:
CGTAACCCTGAATTGTCAGGAACACGGCCCCGAGCACGGCTGTCACGAGCAGCCAGCCGGACAAGCGGACCTGTTCGCGGGCGGCGGCGGCCAGCCAGGCCCGGTGCATGGCCACGCCGCTGGAGAGCAACACCAGGGTGTTGAAACCCGTGATCCACACCGGGAGCCGCGGCTGGCCGGCAGGCGGCCACACCTCGCTGCTCAAGCGCAGGACCAGGAACGCGCCGATAAGCCCGGCGAAGAACATCACCTCGGCGCCGATGAACATCATCAGACCGAGGCGCGCGTTGCTGATCACCGGCTCCGGCCGGGACGGCGGCGGAGGCCCCTCGCCGTAGGCGGACACCGGGGACATGGC
This window harbors:
- a CDS encoding cytochrome c oxidase subunit 3, whose product is MAREAAARMPKEDLADAMSPVSAYGEGPPPPSRPEPVISNARLGLMMFIGAEVMFFAGLIGAFLVLRLSSEVWPPAGQPRLPVWITGFNTLVLLSSGVAMHRAWLAAAAREQVRLSGWLLVTAVLGAVFLTIQGYEWVRLIGFGLTMRSGLYGSTFYALIGLHGLHVLGALVWVGVVWMLARRGRFAAGHTVGVETCKMYWLFVVALWPVLYGLVYLY